One window of Mesorhizobium sp. WSM4904 genomic DNA carries:
- the rimM gene encoding ribosome maturation factor RimM (Essential for efficient processing of 16S rRNA), with translation MSKLQNPVQMAVIGAAHGIKGELRVKTFTGDPLALADYGPLYAKDGRAFQILDIRPAGTVVVVRLKGVNDRNAAEALAGTELFVDRSVLPDDGEEDEFYHADLIGLEVRDETGAIGRVVAVHNFGGGDILDVTLAGRKGVLIPFTQAAVPHVSIADGFVQVDPLAAGLVDDEESEATGHSDFDPKGRPRGPKDAGGNR, from the coding sequence ATGTCCAAGCTCCAGAACCCCGTACAGATGGCTGTGATCGGTGCCGCGCACGGCATCAAGGGCGAATTGCGGGTGAAGACCTTCACCGGCGATCCGCTGGCGCTGGCCGATTACGGGCCGCTCTACGCCAAGGACGGCCGCGCCTTCCAGATCCTCGATATCAGGCCGGCCGGCACGGTGGTCGTGGTGCGCCTCAAGGGGGTCAACGACCGCAACGCCGCGGAGGCGCTTGCCGGCACCGAACTGTTCGTCGACCGTTCGGTGCTGCCGGACGATGGCGAGGAGGACGAGTTCTACCATGCCGACCTCATCGGCCTGGAGGTCAGGGACGAAACCGGGGCCATCGGCAGGGTTGTCGCCGTTCACAATTTCGGCGGCGGCGACATACTCGACGTCACGCTCGCCGGCCGCAAGGGCGTCCTGATCCCGTTCACGCAAGCCGCCGTGCCGCATGTGTCGATCGCCGACGGTTTCGTCCAGGTCGATCCGCTGGCGGCGGGGCTGGTCGACGACGAGGAGAGCGAGGCGACGGGCCATTCCGACTTCGATCCGAAGGGCAGGCCGCGCGGACCGAAGGATGCCGGGGGCAACCGGTGA
- a CDS encoding tyrosine recombinase XerC, producing the protein MQEFLIPAKPDLQAARETWLKTLARERRLSPETVEAYERDTRQFLHFLTAHCGGPPGIADIADLRPADLRGFLAARRNDGAGARTLGRGLAGIRSLLRFLEKRGLANAAGAAALRAPRQPKSLPKPLTASDAKQVVAVEGQLAEEPWIAARNAAVLTLLYGSGLRISEALGLTGADLATETETVLRITGKGGKTRLVPVLPVASRAVAEYRRLCPFHIDPKELLFRGARGGPLNPAILQREMAKLRSALNLPDTATPHALRHSFATHLLGRGGDLRTIQELLGHASLSTTQVYTGVDTARLLDIYESAHPRA; encoded by the coding sequence ATGCAGGAATTCCTCATCCCGGCAAAGCCCGACCTTCAGGCGGCGCGCGAAACCTGGCTGAAGACGCTGGCGCGCGAGCGCCGGCTCTCGCCGGAGACGGTCGAAGCCTATGAGCGCGACACGCGCCAGTTCCTGCATTTTTTGACGGCACATTGCGGCGGCCCGCCCGGCATCGCCGACATCGCCGACCTGCGGCCTGCCGATCTGCGCGGCTTCCTCGCCGCGCGCCGCAATGACGGCGCCGGCGCCCGCACGCTCGGCCGCGGCCTGGCGGGCATCCGTTCGCTGCTGCGCTTTCTCGAAAAGCGCGGTCTCGCCAACGCGGCAGGTGCGGCAGCGCTGCGCGCGCCGCGTCAGCCGAAATCGCTGCCCAAGCCGCTGACCGCGAGCGATGCGAAACAGGTCGTGGCCGTGGAAGGCCAGTTGGCGGAAGAGCCATGGATCGCCGCCCGCAACGCCGCCGTGCTGACGCTGCTCTATGGTTCCGGCCTGCGCATCTCGGAAGCGCTCGGCCTGACCGGCGCCGATCTCGCCACGGAAACCGAAACCGTGCTGCGCATCACCGGCAAGGGCGGCAAGACAAGGCTGGTGCCGGTGCTGCCGGTGGCGTCACGTGCGGTCGCCGAATACCGGCGGCTCTGTCCCTTCCATATCGATCCGAAGGAGCTGCTGTTCCGCGGCGCACGCGGCGGACCGCTCAACCCGGCGATCCTGCAGCGCGAGATGGCGAAGCTGCGCTCGGCGCTGAACCTGCCCGACACCGCCACGCCGCATGCCTTGCGCCATTCCTTCGCCACGCACCTGCTTGGCCGCGGCGGCGACCTGCGCACCATCCAGGAGCTGCTCGGCCATGCCAGCCTGTCGACCACGCAGGTCTATACCGGCGTCGACACTGCAAGGCTGCTGGATATCTACGAATCCGCTCATCCAAGGGCATGA